In a genomic window of Brassica rapa cultivar Chiifu-401-42 chromosome A10, CAAS_Brap_v3.01, whole genome shotgun sequence:
- the LOC103845760 gene encoding polyadenylate-binding protein RBP47B' isoform X1 gives MMTMMPPQPQGYHHPQTLEEVRTLWIGDLQYWVDENYLSSCFSQTGELVSVKVIRNKITGQPEGYGFIEFISHAAAERTLQTYNGTPMPGTEINFRLNWASFGSGQKVDPGTDHSIFVGDLAPDVTDYLLQETFRVHYSSVRGAKVVTDPSTGRSKGYGFVKFAEESERNRAMAEMNGLYCSTRPMRISAATPKKTVGLQQPYAAKAAYPVPAPSAVAAAAPAYVAQPAQVIAPENDITCTTVSVADLDPNVTEEELKNAFSPLGEVIYVNIPETKGYGYVQFKTRTSAEEAMQNMQGHVIGQQAVRISWSKNPGQDGYVTQADPNQWGGYYGYGQGYDAYAYGTAQDPSVYAYGGYGYPQYPQQGEGTQEVTNSAAEQDLYDPMATPDVDKLNAGYFSVHASAILGRLSWHRTSPLAS, from the exons atgatgacgatgatgccTCCGCAGCCGCAAGGCTACCACCATCCGCAGACGCTGGAAGAAGTGCGAACCCTCTGGATTGGAGATTTGCAGTACTGGGTCGACGAGAATTACCTCTCTTCCTGCTTCTCCCAAACCGGCGAG CTTGTTTCTGTCAAGGTAATACGTAACAAGATCACAGGCCAACCAGAAGGTTACGGTTTCATAGAGTTTATATCTCACGCTGCAGCAGAGAGAACCCTTCAGACCTACAACGGCACACCAATGCCCGGAACCGAAATTAACTTCCGTTTAAACTGGGCTTCTTTTGGTTCAGGACAGAAAGTAGATCCTGGAACCGATCATTCTATCTTTGTCGGAGATTTAGCGCCTGATGTTACTGATTATCTTCTCCAAGAGACGTTCCGTGTTCACTATTCTTCCGTTAGAGGTGCCAAGGTTGTTACTGATCCGAGTACTGGACGATCTAAAGGCTACGGGTTTGTGAAGTTTGCTGAGGAGAGTGAAAGGAACCGTGCTATGGCTGAGATGAATGGGTTGTATTGCTCAACGAGGCCTATGCGTATTAGTGCAGCAACGCCTAAGAAAACCGTTGGCTTGCAGCAACCGTATGCTGCCAAAG CTGCTTACCCGGTTCCAGCCCCGTCTGCAGTTGCTGCAGCAGCTCCAGCATATGTTGCGCAACCAGCACAGGTCATTGCACCTGAAAATGACATCACCTGTACAACG GTTTCAGTTGCGGATTTGGACCCAAACGTTACAGAGGAAGAGCTGAAGAACGCATTTTCGCCACTAGGAGAGGTTATTTATGTTAACATACCTGAAACAAAGGGGTACGGTTATGTTCAATTCAAAACCAG GACGTCAGCAGAAGAAGCCATGCAGAACATGCAGGGACATGTGATTGGTCAACAAGCAGTACGCATCTCTTGGAGCAAAAATCCCGGACAG GATGGTTACGTCACACAAGCTGATCCGAATCAATGGGGTGGGTATTACGGTTATGGGCAAGGCTATGATGCATATGCTTATGGGACAGCTCAAGATCCATCCGTGTACGCGTATGGTGGATATGGATATCCCCAGTATCCGCAACAG GGAGAAGGTACACAAGAAGTTACAAACTCTGCGGCAGAGCAAGACTTGTATGACCCTATGGCCACTCCTGATGTAGACAA GTTAAATGCTGGTTACTTTTCGGTTCATGCAAGTGCCATACTAGGACGTCTATCGTGGCATCGTACCTCACCCCTCGCATCATAA
- the LOC103845760 gene encoding polyadenylate-binding protein RBP47B' isoform X2 → MMTMMPPQPQGYHHPQTLEEVRTLWIGDLQYWVDENYLSSCFSQTGELVSVKVIRNKITGQPEGYGFIEFISHAAAERTLQTYNGTPMPGTEINFRLNWASFGSGQKVDPGTDHSIFVGDLAPDVTDYLLQETFRVHYSSVRGAKVVTDPSTGRSKGYGFVKFAEESERNRAMAEMNGLYCSTRPMRISAATPKKTVGLQQPYAAKVAAAAPAYVAQPAQVIAPENDITCTTVSVADLDPNVTEEELKNAFSPLGEVIYVNIPETKGYGYVQFKTRTSAEEAMQNMQGHVIGQQAVRISWSKNPGQDGYVTQADPNQWGGYYGYGQGYDAYAYGTAQDPSVYAYGGYGYPQYPQQGEGTQEVTNSAAEQDLYDPMATPDVDKLNAGYFSVHASAILGRLSWHRTSPLAS, encoded by the exons atgatgacgatgatgccTCCGCAGCCGCAAGGCTACCACCATCCGCAGACGCTGGAAGAAGTGCGAACCCTCTGGATTGGAGATTTGCAGTACTGGGTCGACGAGAATTACCTCTCTTCCTGCTTCTCCCAAACCGGCGAG CTTGTTTCTGTCAAGGTAATACGTAACAAGATCACAGGCCAACCAGAAGGTTACGGTTTCATAGAGTTTATATCTCACGCTGCAGCAGAGAGAACCCTTCAGACCTACAACGGCACACCAATGCCCGGAACCGAAATTAACTTCCGTTTAAACTGGGCTTCTTTTGGTTCAGGACAGAAAGTAGATCCTGGAACCGATCATTCTATCTTTGTCGGAGATTTAGCGCCTGATGTTACTGATTATCTTCTCCAAGAGACGTTCCGTGTTCACTATTCTTCCGTTAGAGGTGCCAAGGTTGTTACTGATCCGAGTACTGGACGATCTAAAGGCTACGGGTTTGTGAAGTTTGCTGAGGAGAGTGAAAGGAACCGTGCTATGGCTGAGATGAATGGGTTGTATTGCTCAACGAGGCCTATGCGTATTAGTGCAGCAACGCCTAAGAAAACCGTTGGCTTGCAGCAACCGTATGCTGCCAAAG TTGCTGCAGCAGCTCCAGCATATGTTGCGCAACCAGCACAGGTCATTGCACCTGAAAATGACATCACCTGTACAACG GTTTCAGTTGCGGATTTGGACCCAAACGTTACAGAGGAAGAGCTGAAGAACGCATTTTCGCCACTAGGAGAGGTTATTTATGTTAACATACCTGAAACAAAGGGGTACGGTTATGTTCAATTCAAAACCAG GACGTCAGCAGAAGAAGCCATGCAGAACATGCAGGGACATGTGATTGGTCAACAAGCAGTACGCATCTCTTGGAGCAAAAATCCCGGACAG GATGGTTACGTCACACAAGCTGATCCGAATCAATGGGGTGGGTATTACGGTTATGGGCAAGGCTATGATGCATATGCTTATGGGACAGCTCAAGATCCATCCGTGTACGCGTATGGTGGATATGGATATCCCCAGTATCCGCAACAG GGAGAAGGTACACAAGAAGTTACAAACTCTGCGGCAGAGCAAGACTTGTATGACCCTATGGCCACTCCTGATGTAGACAA GTTAAATGCTGGTTACTTTTCGGTTCATGCAAGTGCCATACTAGGACGTCTATCGTGGCATCGTACCTCACCCCTCGCATCATAA
- the LOC103845761 gene encoding uncharacterized protein LOC103845761, translated as MVVAETAEATMVFTTEGPRISFSADLSSSDSEGDYICINPENLLRGKEEQVKAGDFEFLSNTQTMLTAADELFSEGKLLPFWQAKHSEKLQNVTLKTKVVDVDEVEVVEEEEEDRKVVKEETVHNSTKEQENSNNRGSWFLDDDPSPRPPNCTVLWKELLRLKKQRNTKTTNTTTKASSTKASSLSPSSSSSSTSSSSSSIGDAVKEESEKKGKKGLERTRSVTMRIRPMIHVPVCTPSKPPLFPLRLHKNRVEKRT; from the coding sequence ATGGTAGTAGCGGAAACGGCGGAGGCAACGATGGTTTTCACGACGGAGGGACCTCGCATTTCCTTCTCCGCCGATCTGTCGTCATCAGACAGCGAGGGAGACTACATCTGCATCAACCCTGAGAATCTCTTACGGGGAAAAGAAGAACAAGTGAAAGCTGGAGACTTTGAGTTTCTGTCGAACACGCAAACGATGCTCACCGCCGCAGACGAGCTGTTCTCCGAAGGAAAGCTGCTTCCTTTCTGGCAAGCCAAACACTCGGAGAAGCTTCAGAACGTTACCTTGAAAACAAAAGTCGTCGACGTAGACGAAGTAGAagtagtagaagaagaagaagaagatcgtaAAGTGGTTAAAGAAGAGACTGTTCACAACAGCACCAAGGAGCAGGAGAATAGCAATAACAGAGGAAGCTGGTTTCTTGACGACGACCCTTCTCCTCGTCCACCGAACTGCACTGTTCTGTGGAAAGAGCTTTTGCGGTTGAAGAAACAGAGGAACACCAAGACGACGAATACGACTACAAAAGCTTCGTCGACGAAGGCATCGTCTCTCTCGCCGTCTTCGTCTTCGAGCTCGACTTCGTCTTCTTCGAGTTCTATTGGGGATGCTGTGAAGGAGGAGAGCGAGAAGAAAGGTAAGAAAGGGTTAGAGAGGACGAGATCCGTGACTATGAGGATAAGGCCTATGATTCATGTTCCTGTTTGTACTCCCTCTAAGCCTCCTCTGTTTCCTCTGAGGCTACACAAAAACAGAGTAGAGAAACGAACTtga
- the LOC103845762 gene encoding LOW QUALITY PROTEIN: ARM REPEAT PROTEIN INTERACTING WITH ABF2 (The sequence of the model RefSeq protein was modified relative to this genomic sequence to represent the inferred CDS: substituted 1 base at 1 genomic stop codon) produces the protein MEQQQPERREGRSFPERKGQKRKLEEGAAAAAEDREISASTTTDGGGDAILNEIAAQVSVLNSAFSWQESDRAAAKRATQVLAELAKNEDLVNVIVDGGAVPALMTHLQAPPYSEGDLAQKPFEHEVEKGSAFALGLLAIKPEYQKLIVDKGALPHLVNLLKRSKDGSTSRAVNSVIRRAADAITNLAHENSSIKTRVRLEGGIPPLVDLLEFSDSKVQRAAAGALRTLAFKNDDNKNQIVECSALPKLILMLGSEDAAIHYEAVGVIGNLVHSSPNIKKEVLSAGALQPVIGLLSSCCPESQREAALLLGQFASTDSDCKVHIVQRGAVRPLIEMLQSPDVQLKEMSAFALGRLAQLRHSFFGVVNLQLRSLDLQHVFXFLAYGLADNEDNVSDFIRVGGIQKLQDGEFIVQATKDCVSKTLKRLEEKIHGRVLRHLLYLMRISEKSIQRRVALALAHLCSPEDQRTIFIDENGLELLLGLLGSTNTKQQLDGAAALYKLANKSMALSPVDAAPPSPTQRVYLGEQYVNSATLSDVTFLVEGRRFYAHRICLLASSDAFRAMFDGGYREKDARDIEIPNIKWEVFELMMRFIYTGSVDITIEISQDLLRAADQYLLEGLKRLCEYTIAQDITLENIGGMYDLSEAFHAMSLRQACILFILEHFDKLSTMHGQNQLVQRTIPEIREYFCRALTKSTTNLQGLRL, from the exons ATGGAGCAACAACAACCGGAGAGGCGAGAAGGCCGAAGCTTCCCCGAGCGCAAGGGACAGAAGAGAAAGCTAGAGGAAGGAGCAGCCGCCGCCGCAGAGGATCGAGAGATCTCCGCCTCAACCACCACCGACGGCGGCGGCGATGCGATTCTCAACGAAATCGCTGCTCAAGTCTCCGTTCTAAACTCCGCCTTCTCATGGCAAGAGTCCGATCGCGCTGCGGCGAAACGCGCCACTCAAGTCCTCGCCGAGCTCGCTAAAAACG AGGATTTAGTGAACGTGATTGTTGATGGAGGAGCTGTTCCAGCTCTTATGACGCATCTACAAGCGCCGCCGTATAGCGAAGGAGACTTGGCTCAGAAGCCGTTTGAACATGAGGTTGAGAAGGGGAGCGCCTTTGCTCTTGGTCTACTTGCAATTAAG CCAGAGTATCAGAAGCTGATAGTGGACAAAGGTGCTTTACCTCATCTCGTGAATCTGTTGAAGAGAAGCAAAGATGGTTCTACTTCCCGAGCTGTTAATAGTGTTATCAGAAGAGCGGCTGATGCCATCACCAATCTTGCTCACGAGAACAGCAGCATCAAGACTCGTGTTAG GCTCGAAGGCGGTATTCCACCTCTCGTTGATTTGCTTGAGTTTTCTGATTCAAAGGTTCAGCGAGCAGCAGCAGGGGCGTTGAGAACACTTGCGTTTAAAAACGATGATAACAAGAACCAG ATTGTCGAGTGCAGTGCTCTTCCCAAGCTCATTCTAATGTTAGGATCAGAGGATGCTGCTATACATTATGAAGCG GTTGGAGTTATCGGCAATCTAGTACATTCTTCTCCAAACATTAAAAAAGAGGTTCTTTCTGCTGGGGCGTTGCAACCTGTCATTGGTCTTCTCAG TTCATGTTGCCCTGAGAGTCAAAGAGAGGCGGCTTTATTACTTGGACAGTTTGCGTCGACTGATTCCGATTGTAAG GTGCACATTGTGCAAAGGGGTGCTGTCCGTCCTTTGATTGAGATGCTTCAGTCACCTGACGTGCAGTTGAAAGAAATGTCGGCCTTTGCACTGGGTAGATTGGCGCAG TTGAGGCATTCTTTTTTTGGCGTTGTAAACTTGCAACTTCGCTCTTTAGACTTACAAC ATGTCTTTTAATTTCTAGCGTATGGCCTTGCCGATAATGAG GATAATGTATCAGATTTTATCAGGGTGGGAGGTATCCAGAAGCTACAGGATGGAGAGTTTATAGTTCAG GCAACTAAAGATTGTGTCTCCAAAACACTGAAGAGATTGGAGGAGAAGATTCATGGAAGA GTTCTTAGACATCTGTTGTACCTAATGCGCATTTCTGAAAAGTCTATCCAAAGACGGGTTGCTCTTGCTCTTGCTCATCTCTGTTCACCAGAAGATCAGAGAACCATATTCATAGATGAAAATG GGTTAGAGTTGCTACTTGGTCTTCTTGGTTCTACGAACACTAAACAGCAACTTGATGGCGCTGCAGCATTGTACAAATTAGCAAATAAATCTATGGCACTTTCTCCAGTTGATGCTGCTCCCCCTTCTCCAACACAAAGG GTTTATCTCGGAGAGCAGTATGTAAATAGTGCCACGCTGTCTGATGTAACTTTTCTAGTCGAAG GAAGGAGATTCTATGCACACAGAATATGTCTCCTGGCATCTTCAGATGCATTTCGCGCAATGTTTGATGGTGGTTACAGA GAAAAGGACGCTAGAGATATTGAGATTCCTAATATCAAGTGGGAGGTTTTTGAGTTAATGATGAG GTTTATATACACTGGATCCGTCGACATAACAATTGAGATATCACAAGATCTTCTAAGAGCAGCGGATCAGTATCTATTGGAGGGGCTAAAGCGGCTCTGTGAATACACAATTGCTCAG GATATAACGTTGGAAAACATAGGAGGCATGTACGATCTCTCAGAAGCATTCCATGCAATGTCGCTGAGGCAAGCTTGTATCCTGTTCATCCTGGAGCATTTCGATAAACTGAGCACAATGCATGG GCAAAACCAGCTGGTACAGCGAACAATACCAGAGATAAGAGAGTACTTTTGTAGAGCTCTAACAAAGTCTACGACAAACCTGCAAGGCCTGAGgctgtaa